Sequence from the Gemmatimonadota bacterium genome:
TTCTTCGCGGCCGGCTCGCTGGCCTGTGCCGTCACCGCGATTTCCACGACCGGGGCGATGGCGATCTGGGCGGTGGTCCTGATCGGCTTCTTCCACTCGATCATGTTCCCCACCATCTTCGCCCTGGCGCTCGATGGCCTCGGCGCGCACACCAAGTTCGGGTCGTCGCTGCTGGTCATGTCGATCGTCGGCGGCGCGATCCTCCCCGCCGTGATGGGCTATCTCTCCGACGTCCGCGGCATCCAGACGGCATTCATCGTTCCGGCGCTCTGCTATCTCGTGGTCTTCCACTTCGGCTTCCGCGGCTATCGCCACCCCGGCATCAACGACACGGCCACCCTCGAATCGGCCGCCTGAGGACTTCCCATGCTGCGACGCTTCTGTCTGACGCTCGACCTGCAGGACGAGCCCGCGCTGATCAAGGAATACGAGGCGTGGCATCGCGACGTCTGGCCCGAGGTGCTCGAGTCGCTGCGTGACTCGGGGATCAAGGAGATGACGATCTATCGCCTCCAGAACCGGCTCTGCATGATCATGGAGGTGACCGAGCGCTTCTCCTTCGAGGCGAAGGCCGCCGCCGACCTCCTCAACACCCGGGTGCAGGAATGGGAGGAGATGATGTGGCACTTCCAGCGCCCGCTCCCGTGGGCCAAGCCAGGCGAGAAGTGGTTGCCGATGGAGCCGATCTTCATCTTCCACGCATGAGTGTCGCCCTCTTCATCCCGTGCTACGTCGACCAGCTCTACCCCCAGGTGGCGCGCGCCACGTTGGCGGTGCTGGCGGCGCGCGGGGTGACGGTGGAGTATCCGCTGGCACAGACCTGTTGCGGGCAGCCGATGGCGAACGCCGGCTGCGAGGGTGATGCCCACGCGGCCGCGCGGCGCTTTGTGCGCACCTTCGCCGGCTACGACACGATCGTCGCGCCCTCGGGGAGCTGCGTCCACTACGTCCGACACCACTTCGACGCGCTGCCGCAGACCTCGCAGGTGCAGCACGTCCGGAACGCCACCGTCGAACTCAGCGAATTTCTGCTGACCCTCCCCGAAGGGCCACCGATCGATTTCCCGTATCGCGTCGGTGTGCACGTCGGTTGCCATGCGCTGCGCGGACTGCGTCAGGCGGTCTCCTCCGAGCTTGGTCCGACTCCCGGCGGAGCGCTGCGCACCCTGCTCGCCACGCTCCGCGGTGCGGAGGTCGTGGCGCTTGACCGCCCCGATGAGTGCTGCGGCTTCGGCGGCACCTTTGCCGTCGACGAACCTGCAATCTCGGCGCGGATGGGGAGCGATCGGATCGCCGACCACCGACGTCACGGTGCCCAGGTGCTGGTGAGTGGCGACATGTCGTGCCTGATGCACCTCGACGGGATCGTGCGTCGCCAGGGCGCGCCACTCCCGGTGATGCACATTGCACAGATCCTGAACGGCGAACGGCCGTGACGATCACCACGCACCCCGAGGCCGCCGAGGCGTTTGCGCAGGATGCCGAGCGGACGGCGTGGCACGATCAGGCGCTCTGGTTCGTGCGCGCCAAGCGCGACCAGGTGACCCGCGCGATTCCGGAGTGGGAAGCGCTGCGCACCCTCGCCTCGGGCATCAAGGCCCACACGCTGTCACGGCTCGACGAGTACCTCGAGCAGTTCGAGCGGAACGCGCTGGCCAATGGTGTGGTGGTGCATTGGGCCGCCGATGCCGACGAGCACAACCGGATTGTCCTCGGCATCCTCCGTGATCGCGGCGCGACCCGGTTGGTCAAGAGCAAGTCGATGCTCACCGAAGAGTGCCACCTCAATCCGTACCTCGAGGCGCACGGCATCACCGTCGTCGACAGCGACTTGGGCGAGCGGATCGTGCAGCTCGGCCGCGAAGCGCCAAGCCACATCGTGATGCCGGCGATCCACAAGCGGAAGGCAGAGGTCGGGGCGCTCTTCGCCGAGCACTTCGGCACCTCGCCGGACGAGGACGACCCGGGGCGCCTTGCGGATGCCGCGCGTGGGCCGCTCCGCTCGGCACTCTTCGGCGCCGATGCGGCGCTGACGGGCGTCAACTTCGGGGTCGCCGAGACGGGCGGGATCGTGGTCTGCACCAACGAGGGGAACGCCGACCTCGGCGTCCACCTGGCACCTATCCACATCGCCTGCATGGGCATCGAGAAGCTGGTTCCGCGGGTGGCCGACCTCGGCGTCTTCCTGCGACTGCTGGCACGGAGTGCCACCGGCCAGCCGATCACCGCGTACAGTTCGCACGTGGTGACACCGCGTGCCCCCGGGCAGCTCCATTTCGTGATCGTCGACAATGGTCGCAGTGAGCACCTCGGCCGGCCGGAGTTTCGCGAGGCGCTCGCCTGCATCCGCTGTGGCGCCTGCCTCAACACCTGCCCGGTCTATCGTCGGAGCGGGGGACACAGCTACGGCAGCACCATTCCCGGGCCGATCGGCGCGATCCTCTCGCCCGGGGTCGACCTCGCCAAGCACGCCTCGCTGCCGTTTGCCTCGACGCTCTGCGGGTCGTGCGGCGACGTCTGCCCGGTCAAGATCGACATCCCGCAGCAGCTCTATCGCTGGCGGCAGATGGTCGGACGCGCCGGGCTCCTCCCCGCGAAGAAGCGACTGACCATGACGCTGCTCGGCGGCGTCTTCGGATCGCGCGCGTGGTATGAATGGTGTGGCCGTATGGCGCGGGTGGCCCTGCGCGTGGTGCCAGGGTGGTTGGCGCGCCGGACCGCATGGGGACGGGAGCGGGAACTCCCCGTGGCGCCGAAGGAGTCGTTCCGCGAGTGGTACCAGCGGAGCGGACGCGGATGAGCAGCCGTCAGGAGATCCTCGACGCGGTGCGGCGCAATCGTCCTGACGCGCGGCCACTGCCGGACCTTCCGACCGGCGCGGCATTGCCGCATGATGCCGTGGAACGCTTTGCGGCGATGGTCCGTGAGGTCGGCGGCGAGGCGGTGATCACCGGCGACGTGTCGACGGCGATCCACAACCGCTACCCGGAGGCGCGCCGAGTCATCTCGATGATGGACGGGGCGCCGTTCACCGCAGGCTCACTCGACGGGATCGACCTGGTAATAATCCGTGGCGAACTCGGCGTCGTCGAGAACGGGGCGATCTGGGTGGCGGAATCGGCGATGGGGCATCGGGCGTTGCCGTTCGTCACGATGCATCTGGTACTCGTGCTGCGCGCCACGGATCTCGTGGCCGACATGCATGGCGCCTACGCGGCGCTGGGACTGGAACGCAGAACGCCGGGCTTTGGCGTCTTCATCTCGGGGCCGTCAAAGACGGCCGACATCGAGCGCGCGCTGGTCATCGGGGCGCAGGGGCCGCGGTCGCTGATGGTCGTCATCACACCGCCGTAGGGGCGACGCTTGCGTCGCCCCTACGAAAATCGACACCAGCCCGCCGCAAGGATATCCCATTTCGTACGGGCGACGCATGCGTCGCCCCTACCATCTCAATCCCACCTTGAACCCCACATCGACCGCCGGCCCGCGCGGCGCCAGATCTTCGGTGATACCGATCTGCAGCTCTGGCCACCCTTTCTTGAAATTGACGAGCCCCCCCGCATCGAGCGTCACGTCGCGCCCATCGACCGACGCCCAACCCGTCTCCTTCCAGTTCGCCGTTTGGAAGGCAATCGTGGCGAAGAGCGACTGACTCCCGGAGAATCGCCAGCGACTGCCGATGAGCCCGCCGAGGAAGGCGCTCTGTTGGTAGGCCGCCAGGGCGCCCTGCGTCGGGGTCCAGCCGGCGGAGAGGCCGGCATCGACAATGATCCGATTGCTCGCTGCCACTCGCGACGTGAAGGAGCCGGCGAGGCCGACCGACTTGCGCCCCCAGCCATCGCCCGATGCCGTCGCCGTGGGCAGCGTGATGGTGCCGACCAATTGTGACCGCCCGAAACGCGCGCCGGCGCCGAGGCGGAGGTCGCCGAGGAAGGTCCCGGGGCGGGAGCGGTCGATGACCCGGCCGTCGGGAAGGGTCTGCGTCCAGCCGAAGGTGTCTTCCGGGCGGCGGTTTCGCGCCGGCACCGGCAGTCCGATCAGGTCGTGATACCAGTTCAGGAAGGCGTCGAGTTTCCCATCGTAGCCGCCCCGCACCGAAAGGTCGCCGATGAGAAAGGCCGTCGGCGACAGATCCCTCGTCACCCACAGGTCCATCTGCAAGAGTTCGGCGTCGAACAGGTATTCCCTGCGGTCGACCGATGTCCCCGTCTCGATCACATTGCTGTAGTCGGTGACCAGCCGCACCCGCCAGCCCGGCGCTGCCCCGACGATCGGCTGCGCATAGAGGGGGGACCGGGCGGCGATGATCGGATTCACCGGAACGAATGGCGGCAGATCCTGGGCGGCAACCGGCACCGCGGCGAGGAGGAGCGCAAAGGCAGGGAGGAGGCGCATCCCGGAAAGGTAGCGCCGCTCGACTATACTCTAGGAATGCGCCCCGCCACCCGTAGCGCCCTCCTCGCGACCCTCGCCATCGTCCTCGCCCACCTCGGCGACCAGTATGCCTGGCTCCATCTCGGCAAGCCGGGTGTCTACGACGCCGACTTCGGCCGGATGCTGCGGATCGCCGGCTATCTCCCGCTGTGGATCCTGATGGCGGTCGCCGTCTTTCTGCACACGAGCGATCGCCGCACCGCGCTGCTCATTGGCGGGATGCCCACGCTTGGCGGACTCGCCGCAGAGGTCGTCAAGATCCTGCTGCGTCGCGAGCGGCCGAGGCTGCACGATGGCGCCTACTACTTCCGGCCCTTCAGCGATCACTTCTGGTCCACGCGCGACATCGGGCTGCCGTCATCCCACGCCTTCGTGGCGTTCAGCGGCGCCTGGATCCTCTGCCGAGTCTATCCGAGGGCGTGGCCGGTCTGGGTTGGGCTCGCGGCGGGGTGTGCGCTGACGCGCGTGCAAGCCGAAGCGCACTTCCTCTCGGATGTGACGGTGGCGGCGGTGTTGGCGTACGGGATGGTGGCGTGGTGCTGGGGAAAGTGGGGCTACCGCCCCACCCCGTGAACCTTGGCGTCGGGCATCGCCTCGGGGTGCATCGCCAGATCGAAGGCAATGAAGAGCATCTTCGAGAACGGATAGAGCACCAGCGGCGCGATCACCATGAGCGCCGGCGCACCGAACTGCAGGAAGCTCCACGGCGGATTGGGCCAGGTCCGGACGATGATCACCGCCATCGCGATGAAGAGCGTCACTTCCGAGGCCACCAGATTCAGCAGATTGGCGCCGACCCGATTCCCTGACGCCAGGGAATAGCCGCAGTGCGGGCAATCCTGGATCATCTGGACCCAGTAACGAAAGAGCCCGCCGCCGCCACAATGGGGGCAGCGGAGGCGCAGGGCCCGGGTGATGATGGTGCTGCGTCGATCCATGCTCACAACTTAATGGGGGCCGGGCGGCCGGAGGGTCGTGATCCGCAGCGTCCCAGGCGCGACCGGTTCGCTTGGCAGTGCCGGTCCCCCAGGCGGGGTGGTCGGAGCCGCCGCCAGGCTCAGTTGCTCGAGTCGGGGAAGGCCCCGAACCAGCAGGGCGCTCTGGGTGCCGGCGTCGGCCAGCGGGCCGAAGGTCGCCTCCCAGAGGAGCTGTTCCAGCGGCGCCCCGATCAGGGCTCGGGCCGTGGCCTCGATCGGGTGGAGCGGGAATTCGCCGCGCTCGATGCCGTGACGAAGGGCGCGCTCGAGGGAGAGTCGGCCTCTTGTTAGTAGTTCTGTTTCATACAACGTCACGACGTCCGGGAACAGTGGCGCCTCACGCATGACCAGGATCGCCACCCGTCGCGGCCCCGGCTCCTGCAACACCGCCTCCCACCGACTCAGCAGTAACGCCACCACCTCGCGCGCCGTCATCGCGCCGTACGCCTCGGCGATCTCCCGGCCCCGGCTCCAGCTCGAGTCGAGATGCCGCTCCACCACGGCCCGAAACAACGCCTCCTTCGAGGGGAAGTAGCGGTAGACCGTCCCCACCGTCACCCCGGCCGCTCGGGCAATCTCCTCGATCTTCGCCGCCGCGAAGCCAGCCCGGAAGAACTGCTCCAGGGCGGCATCGAGCAGCTCGTTGGGTCGCTCGGCGGCGCGGCGATTGAACTTGGCCATGTAGGTAAACGACCATTTACTTGCTTCGGAGTCAAGCGGGGACAGCGAAACGGCGAGAGGCAAACGGAAAACGTGGACGGCGAAGGAAAGCGCGATCAGGGTGTCGCCGACCACGACCCGCGCCGTTCGCCCTTCGCCGTTCGCTGTTCGCTGTTACGGCATCTTCCCCGTCACCGTCTCCGTCTTCTTCTGCCGCATGATCTGCAGCTTGTACTCCTCGCCCGTCTCGTAGGTGCGGAGAATGCGGGCCAGCTGTGCCGGCGAGGTCACCTTGCGGCCGTCGACGGAGGTGACGACGTCACCGGCCTGGAGGCCGAGTTCCTGCTTCTCGCCGACGTTGATGACCAGGACGCCCTCGGTGGCACCGAAGTAGGAGCCGAGGCCGGCGTTGAGCGAGGTCATCTCGAGGGCAGCGAGCGGACCGCCCATTGCCGCCGTGTTGATGGTGAAGCTGTAGCTGCCGCGCGTCATCGGGTCGCCGTTGATCTCGGCGAGGCGCAGCGTCTCCATGTTGCCGCCGGAGCGTGAGCGGACCCCAGCGAAGCCGGGGACATCCATCACGGTCGACGGCGTCACCTTCACGGTCTTGGTGCCGTTGCCGCGGCGCAGCTGGACTTCGATGGTCTTGTTCGGCTCGAGCGCGCCGATCATCGCGATCAGCTTGATGCCCGGCGTTTCGTCGCCCGACCCGGTCACAGCCTTGCCGGCGAGCTTGGCGATGACGTCGCCGGAGCGGACGCCGCCCTTGTCGGCGGGGCCGCCGGGGGTGACGGCGGTGACGTAGGCGCCCCACCGGTCGGTGTCGCGGGCGCGGGTGTCGATGGTGATGCCGAGGCGCGGGCGCGCTGCGATGGCAAGCATGGCGCGACCCGTCAGGTTGCGTGCTTCGGCGAGGCGGCCGCTCGCGATCGCGTTTTCCCGCAGCATCGCGCCGGCACGCACCTCGGCCAGGCGGTTCGTCGCGTCGAGCTCGGCCATCCGGCCAGCCGTGGCCCGCTCAGCGAGATCGCTGCGCATCCGGATCTGGGCGCCGGCCGCGCCACGGGTCGCCTCTTCCACGGCGCGCATCTGGCCGGTGATGGCACGCTCTTGCACGCCGGTACGAGCAACCTCGCTCGCCATCCGCTCGGCCTGGCGCTGCATCTGCACCGATTGCGCCTGCATCCGCACCGCCTGTTCCTGCATCCGTGCTGACGCGGCGCGCATTCGCTCGCAGGCCTTCGTCTCCTCCGCCTGGGGAAGACGCTTCCCGTCGACCTTCACGGTACAGTCCTTGTTCTGGATCATCACCGAGGTGTCCTGCGCGGCGGCGGGAGCCGCAGCGAGCAGAACGAACAGCAGTGAGTGGGTCAGGTTCCGCATGGTTGCTGCTCCGTCAGGGGGACCGCTTAGAGGTCCACGTTGCTGGCCTTGGTGACATGAACTTCCACCAGGGCATTCATCAGGCCGACGCGCTGTTGCCAGAGCGCCACTTCCTTTTCCAGTCGTTCCGCCTCGCTGGCCGAGCCCGCCCGGGCGAGCTCCGCATCCAGCGCGGCGATCTTGTCTTCCAGTTGCATCACGACTTCCGCGGTCGCACCATCTAGGACGCGCGAGTCGGGCTTCCAGTCGCGCAGTCGCTGTTCGAGCAGCTGCGAGTTGCTCATCGCCGTCTCGAGTTGCTGCTCGGCGTCGAGGGTCGGCGGTGCCAACAGGTGGCGGCCGACCACGGCGATCAGAAAACAGGCGGCGATCGAGAGACCCAACGTCGCGAGACGGCGCTGCCGAGTGTGCGACTGCTCCCAGTGGAGCCGAGCCTTCACGGCCGGGAACTGATCGCGACCCGGCGTCATGGTGGCCAGGGCACGGAGCCGCGCGGTCCGCTGGTGGAGGCGGTTCAATTCCGCCTGGCAGGCAGCGCAATCGGCGAGGTGCCGATGGGCCTCGGCCAGGACGGGCTCACTCCGGTCGCCGTCACGGACGGCAAGGAGCTGTTCCATCGAGAGGTGGGTGATCATGCCAGGGACTCCTCTCCCAGCCAGACGCGGAGGCGCTGGTGCGCCCGGGCCAGCTGGGACTTCGAGAAGGACGCCGTCTTCCCCATCTGGGTGGCGATCTCCTCGTGGGTGAATCCCTCCACGTCGTGCAGCCAGACCACGGCGCGAGCGGTGTCGCTCAGCCGTTCCAGGGCAGCCTCGAGGTCCATCTTGAGGGCGACCGAGGCGCCCCGCGAGGGGGCCAGATCGTCGTGGAGGTCGTCGGTGACGCGGTACTTGTTCCGCCGGAGGCGCATCAGCGCCTTGGAGGAGGTCACGGTGCGGATCCAGCCCCAAATGGAGCCATCTCCACGGTAGTTGCGAATACTACGACATACCTCGAAGAAGGTCTCCTGCAGCACATCCTCGGCGTCCTCGGTTGTGCGGCAGATCCGCCGGGCGAGGTTGTACGCCGGGGTGCTGTAGGCCCGGTAGAGGGTCTCCAGCGCGATCGGGTCGCCTTGCTTCGCGAGGGCGATCACCGAGTCGGCGTTCGGAAGGGTCATCGCATCCATCGTCAGGGCTCGTGTCATGGCAGCAGTATAGATGCAGGGACGGCCGGGAGCGTCGCAGGGGGCCGGACGAAGGGGGGCGGGGGGAGGGTTTCAGGACGGGATGATGGATGATGGATGATGGACAGTGATGAGTCCTGTGGGGGAGAGGCGGTCGGTCGCACCACCATCCACCATCCATCATCCATCATCCATCATCCTATCTTTCAGCCAACCCTCCACCGGAGCTCCGCCCGCATGGTGTCCCCGAAGCTGCAAGATGCCCTGAACGCCCAGATCAACCTCGAGCTCGCCTCCTCCTACGCCTACCTGGCGATGGCGGCCTACTTCGATGCCAATTCGCTGCCCGGCATGTCGAGCTGGATGCGGGTGCAGTCGGAGGAGGAGCGGGTCCACGCCATGAAGATCTATGACCACATGGGCGACCGGGGTGGCCAGGTGGTGTTGCAGGCGATTGCGGCCCCCGACCACGAGTTCGCCTCCCCACTGGCGGTCTTCCAGTCCGCGCTTCATCATGAGCAGGTGGTGACCCGCTCGATCAACGCCCTGTACGCCCTGGCCGTGGTGGAGAATGACTACCCGGCTCAGGTGATGCTGCAGTGGTTCATCAATGAACAGGTCGAGGAAGAGAAGAACGCCATGACGGCGATCGATCAGCTCAAGATGGCGGCCGGCAACCCGTCGGCGATTCTGATGCTGGACCAACTCTTTGGCGCGCGGACGGCGGAGCCGGCCGGCGGGGAGACCACCTGATGATCAAGTGGATTCTGGGCATTCTGGCGTTGATCATTCTCGCCGTGGCCGGCACCTGCTTCTACGGCTACAAGCAGCTCACTGGCGGGGGGAACAGCGCCTCGGTCACCATGGCGGGGACGCCGGAGCGGATCTTCGCGGCGCTGGCAACCGCCGACTCGATGGCCCTCTGGATGACCGACTCGAAGATCGAAGGCCCCTTCGGCAAGGGGCTGCTCGCCGTCGGTGACACGCTCCGGAGTCGCAGCGCCGCCAAGCCGGACAGCGTCACCGCGGTCAACAGTTCGTTCGATGGCGACTGGATTGTGCGCGAGGTGAATGCCCCGACCCTCCTGGTCATGGAGATGGTCTCCGACTCGGCCGGCGTCCGCAAGGCCATCCTCGTCCGGCGCGACTCGCTCGCCGCCATGGGCGACTCGACCATGGTCGTCACCACCTTCTCGTCGCCGCTGTTCGACTCACTCGCCACCACCGTCCGCGACAGCAGCAAGGCCGGCTCGTCCATGCTCGCCGGCGCCAACAAGATCATGCTCGGCGCGATGCGGATGGGGACACAGGGGGAGCTGGAAGTGTTGAAGAAGCGGGTGGAGGGGAAGTAGGCGTTAGTCGCTGGTCGTTAGTCGTTAGATGATTGTCGTAGGTCATAAGTCGTAAGACGTGAAAGGTGAAACGTGGCCCGCGTGGGCGCCCGTTTCACCTTTCACGTCTTACCTCCACACGACTAACGACTACGACTAACGACTAACGACCCACGACCTACTGGACGGCCACGATCGAAAACGGGATGTCTGCCGCCACCCCGGCGACGGTCGAGCAGCCCACGCGCACCGTGCTGGTGCCGCCCGCGGTCGACGAGTAGTCCCAATACTGAATCGAGCAGCGGCCGGCGGTCGTGCCGACCGGTGAGACGATGAAGC
This genomic interval carries:
- a CDS encoding L-rhamnose mutarotase, producing the protein MRRFCLTLDLQDEPALIKEYEAWHRDVWPEVLESLRDSGIKEMTIYRLQNRLCMIMEVTERFSFEAKAAADLLNTRVQEWEEMMWHFQRPLPWAKPGEKWLPMEPIFIFHA
- a CDS encoding (Fe-S)-binding protein — its product is MSVALFIPCYVDQLYPQVARATLAVLAARGVTVEYPLAQTCCGQPMANAGCEGDAHAAARRFVRTFAGYDTIVAPSGSCVHYVRHHFDALPQTSQVQHVRNATVELSEFLLTLPEGPPIDFPYRVGVHVGCHALRGLRQAVSSELGPTPGGALRTLLATLRGAEVVALDRPDECCGFGGTFAVDEPAISARMGSDRIADHRRHGAQVLVSGDMSCLMHLDGIVRRQGAPLPVMHIAQILNGERP
- a CDS encoding lactate utilization protein, which codes for MTTHPEAAEAFAQDAERTAWHDQALWFVRAKRDQVTRAIPEWEALRTLASGIKAHTLSRLDEYLEQFERNALANGVVVHWAADADEHNRIVLGILRDRGATRLVKSKSMLTEECHLNPYLEAHGITVVDSDLGERIVQLGREAPSHIVMPAIHKRKAEVGALFAEHFGTSPDEDDPGRLADAARGPLRSALFGADAALTGVNFGVAETGGIVVCTNEGNADLGVHLAPIHIACMGIEKLVPRVADLGVFLRLLARSATGQPITAYSSHVVTPRAPGQLHFVIVDNGRSEHLGRPEFREALACIRCGACLNTCPVYRRSGGHSYGSTIPGPIGAILSPGVDLAKHASLPFASTLCGSCGDVCPVKIDIPQQLYRWRQMVGRAGLLPAKKRLTMTLLGGVFGSRAWYEWCGRMARVALRVVPGWLARRTAWGRERELPVAPKESFREWYQRSGRG
- a CDS encoding LUD domain-containing protein; translation: MSSRQEILDAVRRNRPDARPLPDLPTGAALPHDAVERFAAMVREVGGEAVITGDVSTAIHNRYPEARRVISMMDGAPFTAGSLDGIDLVIIRGELGVVENGAIWVAESAMGHRALPFVTMHLVLVLRATDLVADMHGAYAALGLERRTPGFGVFISGPSKTADIERALVIGAQGPRSLMVVITPP
- a CDS encoding DUF3187 family protein; the encoded protein is MRLLPAFALLLAAVPVAAQDLPPFVPVNPIIAARSPLYAQPIVGAAPGWRVRLVTDYSNVIETGTSVDRREYLFDAELLQMDLWVTRDLSPTAFLIGDLSVRGGYDGKLDAFLNWYHDLIGLPVPARNRRPEDTFGWTQTLPDGRVIDRSRPGTFLGDLRLGAGARFGRSQLVGTITLPTATASGDGWGRKSVGLAGSFTSRVAASNRIIVDAGLSAGWTPTQGALAAYQQSAFLGGLIGSRWRFSGSQSLFATIAFQTANWKETGWASVDGRDVTLDAGGLVNFKKGWPELQIGITEDLAPRGPAVDVGFKVGLRW
- a CDS encoding phosphatase PAP2 family protein; protein product: MRPATRSALLATLAIVLAHLGDQYAWLHLGKPGVYDADFGRMLRIAGYLPLWILMAVAVFLHTSDRRTALLIGGMPTLGGLAAEVVKILLRRERPRLHDGAYYFRPFSDHFWSTRDIGLPSSHAFVAFSGAWILCRVYPRAWPVWVGLAAGCALTRVQAEAHFLSDVTVAAVLAYGMVAWCWGKWGYRPTP
- a CDS encoding DUF983 domain-containing protein is translated as MDRRSTIITRALRLRCPHCGGGGLFRYWVQMIQDCPHCGYSLASGNRVGANLLNLVASEVTLFIAMAVIIVRTWPNPPWSFLQFGAPALMVIAPLVLYPFSKMLFIAFDLAMHPEAMPDAKVHGVGR
- a CDS encoding TetR/AcrR family transcriptional regulator codes for the protein MAKFNRRAAERPNELLDAALEQFFRAGFAAAKIEEIARAAGVTVGTVYRYFPSKEALFRAVVERHLDSSWSRGREIAEAYGAMTAREVVALLLSRWEAVLQEPGPRRVAILVMREAPLFPDVVTLYETELLTRGRLSLERALRHGIERGEFPLHPIEATARALIGAPLEQLLWEATFGPLADAGTQSALLVRGLPRLEQLSLAAAPTTPPGGPALPSEPVAPGTLRITTLRPPGPH
- a CDS encoding PDZ domain-containing protein codes for the protein MRNLTHSLLFVLLAAAPAAAQDTSVMIQNKDCTVKVDGKRLPQAEETKACERMRAASARMQEQAVRMQAQSVQMQRQAERMASEVARTGVQERAITGQMRAVEEATRGAAGAQIRMRSDLAERATAGRMAELDATNRLAEVRAGAMLRENAIASGRLAEARNLTGRAMLAIAARPRLGITIDTRARDTDRWGAYVTAVTPGGPADKGGVRSGDVIAKLAGKAVTGSGDETPGIKLIAMIGALEPNKTIEVQLRRGNGTKTVKVTPSTVMDVPGFAGVRSRSGGNMETLRLAEINGDPMTRGSYSFTINTAAMGGPLAALEMTSLNAGLGSYFGATEGVLVINVGEKQELGLQAGDVVTSVDGRKVTSPAQLARILRTYETGEEYKLQIMRQKKTETVTGKMP
- a CDS encoding sigma-70 family RNA polymerase sigma factor yields the protein MTRALTMDAMTLPNADSVIALAKQGDPIALETLYRAYSTPAYNLARRICRTTEDAEDVLQETFFEVCRSIRNYRGDGSIWGWIRTVTSSKALMRLRRNKYRVTDDLHDDLAPSRGASVALKMDLEAALERLSDTARAVVWLHDVEGFTHEEIATQMGKTASFSKSQLARAHQRLRVWLGEESLA
- a CDS encoding ferritin; protein product: MVSPKLQDALNAQINLELASSYAYLAMAAYFDANSLPGMSSWMRVQSEEERVHAMKIYDHMGDRGGQVVLQAIAAPDHEFASPLAVFQSALHHEQVVTRSINALYALAVVENDYPAQVMLQWFINEQVEEEKNAMTAIDQLKMAAGNPSAILMLDQLFGARTAEPAGGETT